ggaggtgccaatgtgagcccatccccaagaagggctggaaggaggagctgggcaactccaggcctgtcagcctgacctgggtgcccagcaaggttatggaacagatcacttTGAGTGCAaccacagggcacccacaggatggccgagggatcagagccagccagcatggatttcAATGTTTGCACTGATGATCTGCAAGAGGGGATTGAGTCCAGCATCaacaaatttgcagatgacaccaagctgggtgtgagtgtggatgtgcaggagggtaggagggctctgcagagggccctggacaggctggatccagggcccaaatccagcaagctgaggtttaacaagtccaagtgccgggtcctgcactttggtcacaacaacccccctgcagctctacaggctgggaacagagtggctggacagcagccaggcagaaagggacctgcagggactgatggacagaaggctggacatgagccagcagcgtgcccaggtggccaagagggccaaaggctcctggactggatcaggaatggtgtggccagcaggaacagggcactgcttcttcccctgtgctcggcactgcttgggcagcacctcaagtgctgtgtccagttctgggccccgcAATTTAGGCAGGatgtggaggggctggagcgtgtccagagaagggcaacaaggctggggatgggtctggagcacaagtgctgtgaggagtggctgaggaagCTGAGGCTgattatcctggagaagaggaggctctggggagaaaaggcagtgtcagggcacaggctggacttgatgatctctaaggtcttctccaaccttgctgattctgtgattctctgaaaccacccttgaaGCAGTCACAGGATgtgccctgggcctcctcttcagcagctccagcagcccaggtccctcagcttctcctgccagccccaaagcccatcctgtcagtcctgctgagcctctgcagctcctcctcactgcccagaacagggagccccagaggcagacacagcagcccagatgtgcccccctggcctggggtgcctctggcaagggagcagcaccaggcactgcaggagcctgcatacaattcctgcagcacttgtaggatgatcctgctgcccaagggacgttcccatggggccaagtcaggaactgcaatggggagtggggccagagaggaaagagcaaacagggatgggctgtttgcaggggagagaacaggggtgggcaataggaagaaatttttacaaaggaagaataaagaaagcaaagatgaagcagaggaaatgctcagggcagtttgggggtggctgccacacagccctggctctgagcaacagcgtctgcagtgggacaggaaactcccagctgatgggaacaaactttctggctgactgcagaggccaggacaaagctgagtggtttccctggtgtcccccagcccttgctggccccaggggctgatggcatttgtgctccctcaggttcatgtccccacaccaacagcatgggggtgccccccctgctgtgtgcaatgcaaacaggggctgctgagccagtgctgccgtgtctgtgcctgcaaggatggggcacctgtgtgagctgggggagaggccagggctgcagaggggggatgttgttggcagctccatgaggacgctctgggatgctgccctgggctgtccagtgcactggggatggatcagcccctgctctgctgctccttcccatctcccccatggcccttgcagagccccagccatgcagtttgcccccagcctgcccacggccagcctggggctgctcaccgggattttctgtgctgtgcattggcctgggcgtgttcttgagagagcctgggcaaggagcctggagcccccaggccctgggctgaggcgtcagcgctgccccagcagtgcccatggcctgtccctgctgcagccccggcactgccacccccagggctgtgcccggccccgagaccACTCAGGCCCTACAGCAATACCAGGGCCACTAGGGCAGCAGGGtagggccatggcagcagcactggcaacaccaattgctgctgctgctgggtacagctgctgggccagcactgatctgctcccagctctgcacacagacattactgctgcagctccagagaaggcaacaaaagagcatctctgcagaaaactttgctggaaGATCCTTCAGTTACTCTAAAGCCACTAAGAgcgcagcccctcattgacacagtctgtggccacagggaaggtagagagaaacaaaatgagaaatggcacaaacaatgCCATTTATTTGTGGACAATATGAATAtctaaaacaaaggaaaaaataccaccACAACCAAACCAACAAGATGCATCAAAGATGaattttattacaagtgatttgcagaaattggccagcagtttaatgtttccgAAACCATCCTGTCATCAGTCtccccactgcagccttgagctccttgttcctcaggctgtagatgagggggttcagggctggaggcatcACTGAATACAGAACTGACACTGTTatatccagggatggggaggacatggaggggggcttcaggtaagcaaatgtgccagtgctgaggaacagggagaccacagccaggtgagggaggcaggtggaaaaagctttgtgctttccctgctcagaggggatcctcagcacagccctgaagatctgcacataggagaaaacaatgaacacaaaacaaccaaaaaacagaACAGCACTACCCATGAGCAGACaaagttccctgaggtaggaatttgagcaggagagcttgaggattaaggggatttcacagaagaactggcccagggaattgccatggcacaggggcagggaaaatgtattggctgtgtgcagcagtgaatagagaaagccactggtccaggcagctgctgccatgtgggcacaggctctgctgcccaggagggtcccgtagtgcaggggtttgcagatggacacgtagcggtcatagcacatgatggtcaggaggcaaaactctgctgagatgaagaacagaaagaaaaagagctgtgcagcacatcctgagtaggtgatgtccctggtgtcccagagggaattgtgcatggctttggggactgtggtgcagatggagcccaggtcagtgagggccaggttgagcaggaagaagaacatgggcgtgtgcaggtggtggtcgcaggctacggcgctgatgatgaggccgttgcccaggagggcagccagggagatgcccagcaagaggcagaagtgcaggagctgcagctgccgcgtgtctgccaatgccagcaggaggaagtgcttgatggagctgctgttggacatttttTCACTCTGCCCATGTAGTCCTAGTCAAGCAGAGGACAATGACAAGTCAGAGCAGACTTTGCTGAGCAATGTCCAAGCCCTCTCTCCCATTTctgcccctcctgctctgtATCACCCAATTTTCCTTTCATTAGAGTCCTTCCTTCATCCCcgtgcctggagctctgctgggatctGGCCCCCTTGCTGTGacgagcaggggctgtgcctggggacaccaagggaTCAGCTCTGCTCTTCAGCAGTGAGGTCATGGGAACGGGGACAGGGGCCAGTCCTTGG
The genomic region above belongs to Zonotrichia albicollis isolate bZonAlb1 chromosome 8, bZonAlb1.hap1, whole genome shotgun sequence and contains:
- the LOC141729940 gene encoding olfactory receptor 14A16-like codes for the protein MCYDRYVSICKPLHYGTLLGSRACAHMAAAAWTSGFLYSLLHTANTFSLPLCHGNSLGQFFCEIPLILKLSCSNSYLRELCLLMGSAVLFFGCFVFIVFSYVQIFRAVLRIPSEQGKHKAFSTCLPHLAVVSLFLSTGTFAYLKPPSMSSPSLDITVSVLYSVMPPALNPLIYSLRNKELKAAVGRLMTGWFRKH